One part of the Zymomonas mobilis subsp. pomaceae ATCC 29192 genome encodes these proteins:
- the prfA gene encoding peptide chain release factor 1 — protein sequence MIAISPDRLAAIVARREELQAEMARPDLDSSRLVALSREYAEVEPVALAAQHVSALREETEMLESMTRDEDPELQAMAVEELSDKKQALSDAERALALSLLPRDAADERSAILEIRAGTGGDEAALFGGDLLRMYSRYAEDHGWRVELISASAAELGGYKEVVISITGAGVFARLKFESGVHRVQRVPVTESGGRIHTSAATVAVLPEAEEVDVAIDERDLRIDIFRSSGPGGQSVNTTDSAVRITHIPSGIVVSQQDEKSQHKNKAKAMKVLRARLYERERERLHSERAGQRKSMVGSGDRSERIRTYNFPQGRVTDHRINLTLHRLPEILAGPALEEVIAALISEDEAERLASLDD from the coding sequence ATGATCGCAATTTCACCAGATCGTCTAGCGGCGATTGTCGCAAGACGGGAAGAGTTACAGGCAGAAATGGCAAGGCCTGACCTTGATTCAAGCCGTTTAGTAGCCTTATCCCGTGAATATGCCGAAGTAGAACCCGTAGCCTTGGCCGCACAGCATGTCAGCGCCCTGCGGGAAGAAACGGAAATGCTGGAAAGCATGACGCGGGATGAAGATCCCGAGTTGCAGGCCATGGCGGTCGAAGAATTATCTGATAAAAAGCAAGCTTTGTCAGATGCCGAACGCGCCTTGGCCTTAAGCCTGTTGCCGCGTGATGCTGCTGATGAGCGCTCGGCTATTCTCGAAATCCGTGCCGGGACCGGCGGCGATGAGGCTGCGCTTTTTGGCGGCGATCTATTGCGAATGTATAGCCGCTATGCCGAAGATCATGGTTGGCGCGTTGAATTGATTTCGGCAAGTGCTGCTGAATTAGGCGGCTATAAAGAAGTCGTTATCAGTATTACCGGCGCAGGTGTGTTTGCGCGTTTAAAATTTGAAAGCGGCGTCCATCGGGTGCAACGTGTTCCTGTTACTGAAAGTGGAGGGCGCATCCATACCTCAGCCGCAACGGTCGCTGTGTTACCGGAAGCGGAAGAAGTCGATGTTGCGATTGATGAGCGAGACCTACGAATAGATATTTTCCGTTCCTCTGGCCCCGGTGGTCAATCGGTGAATACCACGGATTCAGCGGTCAGAATTACGCATATCCCCAGTGGTATTGTCGTTAGCCAACAGGATGAAAAATCCCAGCACAAAAACAAAGCCAAGGCGATGAAAGTGTTGCGGGCACGCCTTTATGAAAGAGAGCGTGAACGGCTCCATTCTGAACGGGCCGGTCAAAGAAAATCTATGGTAGGATCAGGCGATCGTTCCGAACGTATCCGTACCTATAACTTCCCACAGGGAAGAGTAACGGATCACCGCATCAATTTAACTTTACACCGTTTGCCAGAAATATTGGCAGGGCCAGCCTTGGAAGAAGTGATTGCGGCTTTGATCTCAGAGGATGAAGCCGAAAGACTGGCGAGCCTTGATGACTGA
- the rpmI gene encoding 50S ribosomal protein L35, translated as MPKLKTKSGVKKRFKITANGKIKHGVAGKRHRLISHNAKYIRQHRRTDVIAASEARIIKVWAPYGLN; from the coding sequence ATGCCCAAGCTGAAGACCAAAAGTGGGGTCAAAAAGCGGTTTAAAATAACCGCCAATGGTAAAATCAAACATGGTGTCGCTGGTAAGCGCCATCGCTTGATCAGCCATAACGCAAAATACATTCGTCAGCATCGCCGCACGGACGTGATCGCTGCATCAGAAGCTCGCATTATCAAAGTGTGGGCACCGTACGGTTTAAATTAA
- a CDS encoding DUF4167 domain-containing protein: protein MVEYLIPHYPARMADGDLTTSNDEGSEQLINNRQNGRRRGRSGGLPRSNPSNGMDRNNRIDSRARGNASQLHEKYKVMARDMQLQGDRVMTEYYLQFADHYFRVLNDSRLRYEEARMRDRNLSQENENNEQSMDNRFDNRDNRRPVPYAADNRLRRPRRIGSDERNNGENDYNTNLKNDYNNTPNMRSRRPLDDNNERMEMRERPERSERPDMRERSDIRPEYNERVENWGREPVQAQNPMPVQTAPVPITPVQEEAEPPVRRRGRRPKAVIEAEARAAEAARQAVEIEARKVDEQNDSDNHLSEAIDPPVRRRGRRPKAVIEAEARLEADRLPPAINRDEDSDVEEKPRRRGRRPKAETENITAEA from the coding sequence ATGGTCGAATATTTAATACCCCATTATCCGGCCCGAATGGCGGATGGTGACTTAACCACCAGTAATGACGAAGGCAGCGAACAGTTGATCAATAATCGTCAGAACGGCCGACGCCGTGGGCGTAGCGGGGGCTTGCCCCGATCCAATCCTAGTAATGGGATGGATCGCAATAATCGTATCGATAGTCGTGCACGCGGAAACGCAAGCCAGCTTCATGAAAAATATAAAGTGATGGCGCGTGATATGCAGTTGCAGGGTGATCGGGTAATGACCGAATATTATCTGCAATTCGCAGATCATTATTTTCGTGTCTTGAACGATAGCCGGCTCCGCTATGAAGAAGCGAGAATGCGGGATCGCAATCTATCGCAGGAAAATGAAAATAATGAACAGTCTATGGATAACCGGTTCGATAACCGTGATAACCGACGACCTGTTCCTTATGCCGCCGATAATCGCTTACGACGGCCTCGTCGCATAGGAAGCGATGAACGGAATAATGGCGAAAACGACTATAATACCAATCTCAAGAACGATTATAATAATACTCCGAACATGCGTTCTAGACGACCGTTAGATGACAATAACGAGCGTATGGAAATGCGAGAACGACCGGAACGCTCTGAACGACCCGATATGCGGGAACGTTCGGATATACGGCCAGAATACAACGAAAGAGTTGAAAATTGGGGAAGAGAGCCCGTACAGGCTCAAAATCCAATGCCCGTTCAAACCGCACCCGTCCCTATAACGCCTGTTCAAGAAGAAGCAGAACCACCGGTTCGCCGTCGTGGTCGTCGCCCGAAAGCGGTCATTGAGGCAGAAGCGCGTGCCGCAGAAGCTGCTAGACAGGCCGTAGAAATTGAAGCCCGCAAGGTAGACGAGCAAAACGATAGCGACAATCATCTTTCTGAAGCTATTGATCCGCCGGTTCGCCGTCGTGGTCGTCGCCCGAAAGCGGTTATAGAAGCGGAAGCCCGTTTAGAAGCCGATCGTTTACCCCCCGCTATCAATCGGGATGAGGATAGTGACGTCGAAGAAAAACCCCGTCGCCGTGGTCGTCGTCCGAAAGCTGAAACTGAGAATATAACAGCAGAAGCCTGA
- the prmC gene encoding peptide chain release factor N(5)-glutamine methyltransferase, with the protein MTEFKKKPEMILTIAEALREASADLASVSMTARLDAELLMAHVLKIEREALLLGAWSEKAAPAAFFEVIKRRKQNEPVAYITGYRDFWSLRLVVNPSVLIPRPDSETLIETALSYFQKKNFTPTKILDLGTGSGALLLSALTEWPDAKGLGIDCSDKALSVARFNAEKNSLQMRADFRLGYWGDNITESFDLLLCNPPYIAKETMMPRDVWQYEPHQALFAGKDGLADYRHLIPEIPSLLTERGIACLEIGFDQAEAVSAIAAKAGMESQIYRDIEQRPRCILLF; encoded by the coding sequence ATGACTGAGTTTAAAAAAAAGCCAGAGATGATATTGACTATTGCCGAAGCCTTACGCGAAGCTTCGGCTGATCTGGCTTCTGTCAGTATGACCGCCCGTTTGGATGCTGAATTACTGATGGCGCATGTCTTAAAAATTGAACGCGAAGCTTTATTATTAGGGGCTTGGTCAGAGAAAGCAGCTCCGGCTGCTTTTTTTGAAGTAATAAAACGGCGAAAGCAGAATGAACCCGTCGCCTATATTACAGGTTACCGTGATTTTTGGAGCTTGCGGCTGGTCGTCAATCCATCCGTTTTAATTCCTCGTCCAGATAGTGAAACCCTCATCGAAACCGCGCTCTCCTATTTTCAAAAAAAGAATTTTACACCGACAAAGATTCTGGATTTAGGTACCGGCTCCGGTGCTTTGCTCTTATCAGCCCTTACTGAATGGCCAGACGCAAAAGGGCTTGGGATTGATTGTTCGGATAAGGCTTTATCCGTTGCTCGCTTTAATGCTGAAAAAAATAGCCTTCAGATGCGAGCCGATTTTCGGTTAGGCTATTGGGGTGATAATATCACTGAAAGCTTTGATCTTTTATTGTGTAATCCACCCTATATCGCCAAAGAGACGATGATGCCTCGGGATGTCTGGCAGTATGAACCCCATCAGGCCTTATTTGCGGGTAAAGATGGTTTAGCAGATTATCGGCATTTAATTCCCGAAATCCCTTCCCTTCTTACAGAACGCGGTATCGCCTGTCTTGAAATCGGATTCGATCAAGCAGAAGCTGTATCGGCTATCGCGGCGAAAGCCGGCATGGAAAGCCAAATTTATCGGGATATTGAACAACGTCCCCGCTGCATTTTACTTTTTTAA
- the ppa gene encoding inorganic diphosphatase → MDINLIPTGDNPPETLNVIIEVPQGGEPVKYEFDKKSGALFVDRLLHTPMRYPANYGFVPHTLSDDGDPLDALVLSPTAFVPGSVISVRPIAVLKMKDEKGEDEKLLTVPVDGIIPLYSAVKEASDLPKIVTEQIEHFFTHYKDLESKKWVKIEGWGSAQDARQIIIEAIERAQKKA, encoded by the coding sequence ATGGATATCAATCTTATTCCCACGGGCGATAATCCGCCTGAAACGCTGAATGTTATCATCGAAGTACCGCAGGGCGGTGAGCCGGTGAAATACGAATTTGACAAAAAATCCGGTGCCCTTTTTGTGGATCGTTTGCTTCATACGCCAATGCGCTATCCAGCCAATTATGGCTTTGTTCCGCATACTTTATCAGATGACGGCGATCCTTTGGATGCCTTGGTCTTGTCCCCGACGGCGTTTGTCCCGGGTAGCGTGATCAGTGTTCGTCCTATCGCTGTTCTTAAGATGAAGGACGAAAAAGGCGAAGACGAAAAGCTGTTAACGGTGCCTGTTGACGGCATTATTCCGCTTTATTCTGCGGTCAAAGAAGCCAGCGATCTTCCAAAAATTGTAACGGAACAGATCGAACATTTCTTTACCCATTATAAGGATTTAGAATCCAAAAAATGGGTCAAGATTGAAGGCTGGGGCAGTGCCCAAGATGCCCGTCAAATTATTATTGAAGCTATTGAACGGGCCCAGAAAAAGGCTTGA
- the hisS gene encoding histidine--tRNA ligase yields MKIKTPQPIRGTQDIFGDEALRFNHVLAVFDHVRKLYGFKRAEIPVFESTAVFARSLGETTDVVSKEMYSFEDRSGEPLTLRPEFTAGLCRAYLTSGWQQYAPCKIATHGPVFRYERPQKGRYRQFHQIDAEVLGAAEPEADVELLCLADQLLQELGIKEHVTLHLNTLGDSESREAWRAALVEYFQAHFDQLSDESRERLTRNPLRILDSKDPNDKIIAEKAPIIDDYLTEEAASFFKSVTAGLDAAGVAWTRDPRLVRGLDYYRHTAFEFITDQLGAQGTVLAGGRYDGLSEALGGNLTPAIGWAAGIERLAMLIDLPVEAAMEVAVIPLGDEAKLSALSILSALRHANISAEMTWRGNMKRRMQKANSWGVRYAIILGEEELANKVVTIRSMVTGEQEAIPLDQIVDRLVVELGNK; encoded by the coding sequence ATGAAAATCAAAACTCCTCAGCCGATTCGCGGCACACAAGATATTTTTGGCGATGAAGCGCTCCGTTTCAATCATGTGCTGGCCGTTTTTGATCATGTACGAAAGCTTTATGGTTTTAAGCGTGCTGAAATTCCGGTTTTTGAATCGACGGCTGTTTTTGCACGCTCTTTAGGGGAAACAACCGATGTCGTTTCGAAAGAAATGTATAGTTTTGAAGACCGGTCAGGAGAACCTCTAACCCTTCGTCCAGAATTTACAGCTGGCTTATGCCGCGCTTACCTTACAAGTGGATGGCAGCAATATGCCCCCTGTAAAATTGCAACGCATGGCCCTGTTTTTCGTTATGAACGCCCTCAAAAAGGACGCTATCGCCAATTCCATCAAATTGATGCCGAAGTTTTAGGAGCCGCTGAACCGGAAGCCGATGTAGAGCTGCTTTGCTTGGCCGATCAGCTTTTGCAAGAACTGGGCATTAAAGAGCATGTTACTCTACATTTAAATACCTTGGGGGATAGCGAAAGTCGGGAAGCATGGCGCGCCGCTTTGGTTGAATATTTTCAAGCCCATTTTGACCAGCTATCCGATGAAAGTCGGGAGCGTTTAACCCGTAATCCCTTGCGCATTTTGGATTCCAAAGATCCAAATGATAAAATAATCGCTGAAAAAGCACCGATTATTGATGATTATTTGACGGAAGAGGCCGCTTCCTTTTTCAAATCAGTGACCGCCGGCCTTGATGCTGCCGGTGTAGCATGGACACGCGATCCTCGTTTAGTGCGCGGTCTTGATTACTACCGTCATACGGCTTTTGAATTTATTACTGATCAGTTAGGGGCACAGGGAACCGTCTTGGCCGGTGGCCGCTATGACGGTTTATCCGAAGCCTTAGGCGGTAACCTCACGCCAGCTATTGGTTGGGCAGCCGGTATCGAGCGTTTGGCCATGTTAATTGATTTGCCTGTTGAAGCGGCTATGGAAGTGGCCGTTATCCCGTTAGGCGATGAAGCAAAATTATCGGCGTTATCGATTCTTTCAGCTTTGAGACATGCCAATATTTCGGCAGAAATGACATGGCGCGGCAATATGAAGCGCCGGATGCAAAAGGCGAATAGTTGGGGTGTTCGCTATGCAATAATTTTAGGCGAAGAAGAGCTAGCGAATAAAGTAGTAACCATTAGAAGCATGGTAACGGGTGAACAGGAAGCTATTCCCCTAGATCAGATCGTTGACCGGCTTGTTGTAGAATTGGGGAATAAATGA
- a CDS encoding ABCB family ABC transporter ATP-binding protein/permease yields the protein MAAEGQNHNHDALTNLTRFLHYLWPKDRPDLKKRLALALVMVVFSKIIVLLMPFAYKGIIDHMVPDTKSGLSVALALTLAYAGSRFGGVLFDNLRNAIFEAVGQNAAKALAIELFKHLHVLPLSFHLERRTGSLTRIIERGTKSIDSMLYYLIFNIGPTIIELIATCAIFVFSGWGWGMVGATLAMIIIYILFTRLITERRVALRRHWNEYDQQAGQYALDSLLNYETVKYFNAEALETERYSKVATKLSNATVKVETSLAFLNIGQSLITNLLMAGAMGFTVWGWRYNRFTAGDVVLINSLLLQLFRPLDFLGTVYRQVRQGLTDMAAVFQLIDTKAAIADHKNAPDLQIKKGTVQFQHVEFDYHSDRPILKDIDFTIPAGQSLAIVGSSGAGKSTIVRLLYRFYDVTGGRITIDGQDIRDITQHSLRQALGMVPQDIVLFNDTIGYNIRYGRPDASLKAVKQAARGASIADFIESLPQGYETTVGERGLKLSGGEKQRIAIARTLLKNPPILLFDEATSALDSQSETDIQATLNKIAEQRTTIIIAHRLSTITHADQIIVLDKGHIIERGNHQSLLKHNGLYAAMWQKQSLAKA from the coding sequence ATGGCGGCTGAAGGCCAAAATCATAATCATGATGCCTTAACAAATTTGACGCGTTTTTTACATTATCTTTGGCCTAAAGACCGACCCGATCTCAAAAAGCGCCTTGCTTTAGCTTTGGTCATGGTCGTTTTTTCGAAAATAATCGTTCTGTTGATGCCTTTCGCTTACAAGGGCATTATCGATCATATGGTGCCCGATACCAAATCAGGTCTATCCGTTGCACTGGCCTTAACGCTTGCTTATGCGGGTAGTCGTTTTGGAGGCGTTTTATTCGACAATTTGCGGAATGCTATTTTTGAAGCGGTTGGTCAAAATGCCGCTAAAGCATTAGCTATTGAATTATTTAAACATCTGCATGTTTTACCGCTTTCTTTTCATCTAGAACGGCGAACCGGTTCGCTGACGCGTATTATTGAACGTGGTACCAAAAGCATCGATTCCATGCTTTATTACCTGATTTTTAATATTGGCCCGACCATTATCGAGCTTATCGCGACCTGTGCTATTTTTGTTTTTTCCGGCTGGGGTTGGGGTATGGTGGGGGCAACCCTCGCTATGATAATTATTTATATTCTTTTTACTCGTCTCATAACAGAAAGGCGAGTGGCATTACGCCGCCATTGGAACGAATACGATCAACAGGCAGGCCAATATGCTTTAGATTCACTGCTTAATTATGAAACTGTTAAATATTTCAACGCCGAAGCTTTGGAAACAGAGCGTTATAGTAAAGTGGCGACCAAACTTTCCAACGCTACCGTAAAAGTGGAAACTTCGCTGGCCTTTCTTAATATTGGGCAATCACTCATTACTAATCTGTTAATGGCTGGGGCGATGGGATTTACGGTTTGGGGCTGGCGCTATAATCGTTTTACGGCCGGAGACGTGGTATTAATTAACAGCCTATTACTGCAACTTTTTCGGCCTCTTGATTTTCTGGGCACGGTTTATCGCCAAGTCAGACAAGGCCTGACGGATATGGCAGCGGTTTTTCAATTAATTGATACTAAGGCCGCGATTGCAGATCATAAAAATGCGCCTGATTTACAGATTAAAAAGGGAACTGTCCAATTTCAGCATGTGGAATTCGATTATCATTCTGATCGTCCCATTTTAAAGGATATTGATTTTACGATCCCAGCAGGCCAAAGTTTAGCTATTGTCGGGTCTTCCGGTGCTGGAAAATCAACTATAGTGCGCTTGCTCTATCGTTTTTACGATGTGACAGGGGGGCGGATCACTATTGATGGTCAGGATATCCGTGATATTACCCAGCATTCTTTACGACAAGCGTTAGGCATGGTGCCCCAAGACATCGTCTTATTTAACGATACTATTGGCTATAATATTCGTTACGGACGCCCTGATGCTTCTTTAAAGGCCGTAAAACAGGCAGCAAGGGGGGCGTCAATTGCTGATTTTATCGAATCTTTACCGCAAGGATATGAAACCACCGTCGGCGAGCGGGGATTAAAATTATCCGGTGGCGAAAAACAACGCATAGCTATTGCCCGAACGCTTTTAAAAAATCCGCCAATATTATTATTTGATGAGGCGACTAGCGCGCTGGATAGTCAGAGTGAGACCGATATTCAGGCCACTTTAAATAAAATTGCCGAGCAAAGGACAACTATCATTATAGCCCATCGCCTTTCGACTATTACCCATGCTGATCAAATTATTGTTCTTGATAAAGGCCATATTATCGAGCGCGGTAATCATCAGAGTTTATTAAAACATAACGGCCTATATGCCGCTATGTGGCAAAAACAAAGTCTGGCTAAAGCCTAA
- the pheT gene encoding phenylalanine--tRNA ligase subunit beta has product MKFTLSWLKEHLETEASVQEIADTLTHIGHEVESVHNPADGLEAFRIARVLTAERHPQADRLQILAVDIGESEPLQVVCGAINARAGLVGVFAAPGVYVPGIDVTLKVASIRGIESRGMMCSIRELGLGDEHDGILDLPNDAPIGQSYVEWAGLNDPVFDVAITPDRQDCMGVRGLARDLATAGIGRFKPLAVPRVPVTDAAPAAIAIEDSEGCPAFFAQLIRGIQNGPSPDWMARRLRAIGLRPSSALVDITNYVMFDLGRPLHVYDAGIVKGTLTARKAKEGESVEALNGKSYTLDPSITVIADDRGVRSIAGILGAEAGMVSGSTTDVIIECAYFDPAVISQAGQKLGLASDARIRFERGVDPAFLSEGLQIASRLVLDLCGGKATPAATLGEAPSAVPVIAYDPSYVSNLAAMDVAPARQREILEHLGFAIDAGWRVRVPSFRRDVSVVADIVAEVVRIEGLDNVPSTPLDRGDGVARPIATHGQLVERRVRRAAAAFGMNEAVTWSFISEKDADIVGGAHWKLANPISEDMKVMRPSLLPGLLAAAKRNRDRGQLTVRLFEVGRRYLAEAERPTLGLIFAGERMMRDWQYGKAQNFDAFDAKAAVSAMLDAIGMPVDRLQLLGDAGDVYHPGRSGRLCLGPKNTLAVFGEIHPSILTEFNMEGPVIGAEIFLDAFPVRKNSGQLRPPYAPNMLQPVYRDFAFLLPKDVPAGDLVRSIAGADKNAIVEARIFDLFTGGAIDDNEKSLAIEVMLQPTDKSFTDAELQAISDKIVAAATKKGARLRA; this is encoded by the coding sequence ATGAAATTCACCCTTTCATGGCTTAAAGAGCATTTAGAAACAGAAGCCTCTGTTCAGGAAATAGCCGATACCTTAACCCATATTGGGCATGAGGTAGAATCTGTTCATAATCCGGCAGATGGCTTGGAAGCTTTTCGTATTGCACGCGTTCTTACAGCCGAACGTCATCCCCAGGCGGATCGGTTACAGATTTTGGCTGTCGATATCGGCGAATCTGAACCGTTACAGGTTGTTTGCGGCGCTATTAACGCTCGTGCAGGTTTGGTCGGTGTTTTTGCGGCCCCCGGTGTTTATGTTCCCGGTATCGATGTTACCTTAAAGGTCGCCTCTATTCGCGGTATCGAAAGCCGCGGTATGATGTGTTCTATCCGGGAATTAGGGCTAGGGGATGAACATGATGGCATTCTTGATCTCCCGAATGATGCACCGATAGGACAAAGTTACGTCGAGTGGGCAGGGCTTAATGATCCTGTTTTCGATGTAGCCATCACGCCTGATCGTCAGGATTGTATGGGCGTTAGAGGCCTTGCCCGCGACTTGGCTACTGCTGGCATTGGGCGTTTCAAACCCTTGGCTGTTCCGCGCGTTCCGGTAACGGATGCAGCACCGGCGGCTATTGCAATAGAAGATAGTGAAGGCTGTCCCGCTTTTTTTGCCCAACTTATTCGTGGTATCCAGAATGGCCCTTCACCGGATTGGATGGCTAGAAGATTGCGGGCGATTGGTTTACGACCGTCTTCGGCTTTAGTCGACATTACTAACTATGTGATGTTTGATCTTGGACGGCCTTTGCATGTTTATGATGCGGGTATTGTCAAAGGAACATTAACGGCTCGAAAGGCTAAAGAAGGAGAAAGCGTCGAAGCCTTAAATGGAAAAAGCTATACGCTTGATCCTTCTATAACCGTTATTGCGGATGATCGGGGCGTTAGAAGTATCGCGGGTATTTTGGGAGCAGAAGCGGGTATGGTTTCTGGTTCCACAACAGATGTTATCATCGAATGTGCTTATTTCGATCCAGCCGTTATCTCGCAGGCGGGTCAAAAATTAGGGCTTGCTTCTGATGCCCGAATTCGCTTTGAACGGGGGGTAGATCCTGCCTTCTTAAGTGAAGGGTTGCAAATTGCTTCCCGTTTAGTGTTGGATTTATGCGGTGGTAAAGCGACCCCTGCGGCGACTTTAGGGGAAGCGCCTTCAGCTGTGCCGGTTATTGCTTATGATCCGTCTTATGTTTCCAATCTGGCGGCTATGGATGTCGCCCCAGCTCGTCAGCGTGAAATTCTCGAGCATCTTGGTTTTGCGATTGATGCGGGATGGCGCGTTCGTGTACCAAGCTTCCGGCGTGATGTTAGTGTTGTTGCCGATATTGTTGCTGAAGTAGTTAGAATTGAAGGGCTCGATAATGTCCCTTCTACGCCGCTTGATCGTGGTGATGGGGTTGCCCGTCCGATTGCTACCCATGGACAGTTGGTCGAACGACGTGTGCGCCGTGCGGCGGCGGCTTTTGGCATGAATGAAGCCGTTACGTGGAGCTTTATTTCGGAAAAAGATGCGGATATTGTTGGCGGCGCGCATTGGAAGCTCGCTAATCCGATCAGTGAAGATATGAAAGTGATGCGGCCTTCGCTTTTACCGGGGCTATTAGCGGCAGCGAAACGCAATCGGGATCGAGGTCAATTGACTGTTCGCTTATTTGAGGTCGGACGGCGTTATTTGGCAGAAGCTGAGCGTCCAACCCTAGGTCTGATTTTTGCAGGTGAGCGCATGATGCGCGACTGGCAATATGGTAAAGCGCAAAATTTTGATGCCTTCGATGCCAAAGCGGCTGTTTCTGCCATGTTAGACGCGATTGGAATGCCGGTCGATCGCTTACAGTTATTAGGGGACGCGGGGGATGTTTATCATCCGGGGCGTTCAGGTCGTTTATGCTTGGGTCCCAAGAATACTTTGGCTGTTTTTGGAGAAATACATCCTTCCATTCTGACTGAATTTAATATGGAAGGGCCCGTTATCGGCGCAGAAATTTTTCTGGATGCTTTTCCTGTCCGTAAAAATTCAGGTCAATTAAGACCGCCTTATGCCCCTAATATGCTCCAACCCGTTTATCGGGATTTTGCCTTCTTACTTCCCAAAGACGTGCCTGCTGGTGATTTGGTAAGAAGCATTGCCGGTGCTGATAAAAATGCTATTGTTGAAGCAAGAATTTTTGATCTTTTTACAGGGGGCGCCATTGATGATAATGAGAAATCATTGGCTATCGAAGTGATGCTTCAGCCGACTGATAAAAGTTTTACTGATGCCGAATTACAGGCCATCAGCGATAAAATTGTAGCCGCAGCAACGAAAAAAGGGGCTCGATTAAGGGCCTGA
- the pheS gene encoding phenylalanine--tRNA ligase subunit alpha: MTDLDNLKADLVSRISEAEDLTGLEAVRVYALGKQGVVTALLKSLGKMAPEERQEKGPEIHSLRQQVTTAVAERKTILETALLNEKLAVETIDLSLPSPKIPKGSLHPVSQVMDELAEIFADLGFAVASGPEIEDEWHNFSALNIPESHPARAMHDTFYFEPQADDKANGEKGRMLLRTHTSPVQIRTMMGQEPPIRIIAPGRTYRSDSDATHTPMFHQVEGLVIDKGVHLGHLKWTLETFVRAYFERDDIVLRLRPSYFPFTEPSMEVDVGYTLEKGRRIIGGSDPDGWMEILGSGMVHPNVITACGLDPDVWQGFAFGCGIDRLAMLKYGMDDLRAFFDGDLRWLRHFGFAALDVPTLSGGVGA; this comes from the coding sequence ATGACTGATCTAGATAATCTGAAAGCCGATCTTGTCAGTCGGATCTCTGAAGCAGAAGATCTGACAGGCTTGGAAGCGGTACGGGTATACGCTCTTGGGAAACAAGGGGTCGTTACAGCTCTTTTAAAGTCCCTTGGCAAAATGGCACCTGAAGAGCGGCAGGAAAAAGGGCCCGAGATCCACAGCCTGCGGCAACAAGTGACGACTGCCGTTGCTGAACGGAAGACGATATTGGAAACGGCGCTTCTCAATGAGAAATTAGCCGTTGAGACTATTGATCTATCATTGCCTTCTCCAAAGATACCCAAAGGCTCGCTCCATCCCGTCAGTCAGGTTATGGATGAGTTAGCAGAAATTTTTGCTGATTTAGGCTTTGCGGTCGCTAGTGGCCCTGAAATCGAAGACGAATGGCATAACTTTTCGGCGCTTAATATTCCGGAAAGCCATCCGGCGCGGGCTATGCATGATACTTTCTATTTTGAACCCCAAGCAGACGATAAGGCAAACGGGGAAAAAGGCCGAATGCTTTTAAGGACGCATACTTCTCCGGTTCAAATTAGAACAATGATGGGCCAAGAACCCCCCATCCGTATTATTGCTCCCGGAAGAACCTATCGTTCTGACTCTGATGCGACGCATACTCCGATGTTTCATCAGGTCGAAGGTTTAGTTATTGATAAGGGGGTTCACCTCGGTCATTTGAAATGGACGCTTGAAACCTTTGTTCGGGCCTATTTCGAGCGGGACGACATCGTCCTTCGCCTTCGTCCCAGCTATTTCCCATTCACTGAACCTTCAATGGAAGTGGATGTCGGATATACCTTGGAAAAAGGGCGTCGTATTATCGGCGGCAGTGATCCTGATGGATGGATGGAAATTCTAGGTTCTGGCATGGTGCATCCCAATGTGATTACGGCTTGTGGCCTTGATCCTGATGTATGGCAGGGCTTTGCCTTTGGTTGCGGTATTGATCGTCTTGCTATGCTTAAATATGGCATGGACGATTTACGGGCTTTCTTTGATGGCGATCTTCGCTGGCTCCGTCATTTTGGTTTTGCTGCCCTTGACGTGCCCACACTTTCAGGAGGAGTCGGCGCATGA
- the rplT gene encoding 50S ribosomal protein L20 has protein sequence MARVKRGTTTRAKHTRILDQAKGYYGRRKNTIRIARQAVEKAGQYAYRDRKVKKRSFRALWIQRINAAVRAEGLTYGVFMYGLKLTGIELDRKVLADLAMNEGAAFGAIIAQVKAALPEGARVAA, from the coding sequence ATGGCACGTGTAAAACGCGGTACCACGACGCGCGCAAAACATACCCGTATTCTCGATCAGGCCAAAGGTTATTATGGCCGTCGCAAAAACACTATTCGCATTGCGCGTCAGGCTGTCGAAAAAGCCGGTCAGTACGCTTATCGCGATCGTAAAGTAAAGAAGCGGTCATTCCGCGCACTTTGGATTCAGCGTATTAATGCGGCTGTTCGCGCCGAAGGCTTGACCTATGGTGTGTTCATGTATGGTTTAAAGCTGACCGGTATTGAACTTGATCGTAAAGTTCTTGCTGATCTGGCCATGAACGAAGGCGCTGCTTTCGGTGCTATCATTGCTCAGGTCAAAGCGGCTTTACCAGAAGGCGCACGCGTTGCAGCATAA